One Triplophysa rosa linkage group LG21, Trosa_1v2, whole genome shotgun sequence DNA segment encodes these proteins:
- the slc17a9b gene encoding solute carrier family 17 member 9b isoform X2, which yields MAILQKHGKNSSPDLASVKESPADNFAQAGSQKKWAESSHNWTRPVARIWTVVLLLGTCLLYCARVAMPICAVSMAERFSWSKRETGMVLGSFFWGYCFTQVLGGYVSDRVGGEKVLLLSAAAWGAMTAFTPILAHFCSQPIVSMTISRFLMGLLQGVHYPSLASLCSQKVVESERGFLMSTVGSGSYLGTLVIGGIGSLMLDLYGWESVFYVSGLLSVLWAYFMWKYLLKGEGPIITLESLGSAGTQSKLSKRNWLRLFRQPAVCAVIITHLCTASTFFTLLSWLPTFFKDTFPDAKGWVFNVVPWFVAIPSSLFSGCLADHLISQGFDTASVRKLMQFFSMGVSGVFTLFLCGTTTFPAAVAFVSVTMGLTTFSHSGVSVNVQDLAPSCAGALFGVIMVYFSGYLIEATGSWASVFGLITVVNLLGLGMFLTFAEARRVDIDIAKGRHHNIHI from the exons ATGGCAATTCTACAAAAACATGGAAAGAACTCTAGTCCAGATTTGGCCAGCGTTAAAGAAAGCCCCGCAGATAATTTCGCACAGGCTGGATCACAAAAGAAGTGGGCTGAGTCGAGTCATAACTGGACAAG GCCAGTAGCAAGAATATGGACCGTGGTTCTGTTGCTGGGGACGTGCCTGCTGTACTGCGCCCGTGTGGCGATGCCTATCTGTGCAGTGAGCATGGCAGAGCGCTTCAGCTGGTCCAAGAGAGAGACCGGCATGGTGCTGGGCAGCTTCTTCTGGGGCTACTGCTTCACTCAGGTCCTTGGAGGCTACGTCAGTGACAG ggTGGGAGGAGAAAAAGTGTTGCTGTTGTCTGCAGCAGCGTGGGGAGCAATGACCGCGTTCACACCCATCCTGGCCCATTTCTGCTCCCAGCCTATCGTCTCCATGACGATTTCTCGCTTCCTTATGGGTCTACTGCAGG GCGTGCATTACCCGTCTCTGGCCAGCCTGTGTTCTCAGAAGGTGGTTGAGAGTGAGAGGGGCTTTCTCATGAGCACCGTAGGAAGCGGCTCGTACCTGGG GACTCTGGTGATAGGAGGCATTGGCTCTCTCATGCTGGATCTGTATGGCTGGGAGAGTGTGTTCTACGTCTCCGGGCTTCTTTCTGTGTTGTGGGCCTACTTTATGTGGAAGTATCTCCTCAAAGGAGAAG GTCCTATCATCACACTGGAGTCTCTGGGCAGCGCCGGGACACAGTCCAAACTGTCCAAGAGAAACTGGCTGCGACTTTTCAGACAACCAGCTGTGTG TGCCGTGATTATTACTCACTTGTGCACTGCTAGCACCTTCTTCACACTGCTGTCATGGCTGCCAACATTTTTCAAGGACACCTTTCCTGACGCCAAG GGTTGGGTGTTTAACGTAGTCCCATGGTTTGTGGCCATCCCTTCTTCCCTGTTTAGCGGCTGCCTCGCAGACCATCTAATCAGTCAGG GTTTTGATACAGCATCAGTGAGAAAACTGATGCAG tttttctctaTGGGTGTGTCTGGTGTGTTTACACTGTTTCTATGTGGGACCACTACATTCCCTGCAGCTGTGGCGTTTGTGTCAGTTACTATGGGCCTCACCACATTCAGCCACAG TGGCGTTTCAGTGAATGTTCAAGATCTTGCTCCATCCTGTGCTGGGGCTCTGTTTG GGGTCATCATGGTATATTTCTCGGGGTATCTGATCGAGGCCACCGGTTCCTGGGCATCAGTTTTTGGCCTCATCACTGTTGTTAACCTCCTGGGTTTAGGAATGTTTTTAACCTTTGCGGAAGCTCGCAGAGTGGACATAGATATAGCAAAGGGCCGTCACCACAACATTCACATCTGA
- the slc17a9b gene encoding solute carrier family 17 member 9b isoform X1, whose protein sequence is MAILQKHGKNSSPDLASVKESPADNFAQAGSQKKWAESSHNWTRPVARIWTVVLLLGTCLLYCARVAMPICAVSMAERFSWSKRETGMVLGSFFWGYCFTQVLGGYVSDRVGGEKVLLLSAAAWGAMTAFTPILAHFCSQPIVSMTISRFLMGLLQGVHYPSLASLCSQKVVESERGFLMSTVGSGSYLGTLVIGGIGSLMLDLYGWESVFYVSGLLSVLWAYFMWKYLLKGEGPIITLESLGSAGTQSKLSKRNWLRLFRQPAVCAVIITHLCTASTFFTLLSWLPTFFKDTFPDAKGWVFNVVPWFVAIPSSLFSGCLADHLISQGFDTASVRKLMQFFSMGVSGVFTLFLCGTTTFPAAVAFVSVTMGLTTFSHSGVSVNVQDLAPSCAGALFGVMNTCGAFTGVIMVYFSGYLIEATGSWASVFGLITVVNLLGLGMFLTFAEARRVDIDIAKGRHHNIHI, encoded by the exons ATGGCAATTCTACAAAAACATGGAAAGAACTCTAGTCCAGATTTGGCCAGCGTTAAAGAAAGCCCCGCAGATAATTTCGCACAGGCTGGATCACAAAAGAAGTGGGCTGAGTCGAGTCATAACTGGACAAG GCCAGTAGCAAGAATATGGACCGTGGTTCTGTTGCTGGGGACGTGCCTGCTGTACTGCGCCCGTGTGGCGATGCCTATCTGTGCAGTGAGCATGGCAGAGCGCTTCAGCTGGTCCAAGAGAGAGACCGGCATGGTGCTGGGCAGCTTCTTCTGGGGCTACTGCTTCACTCAGGTCCTTGGAGGCTACGTCAGTGACAG ggTGGGAGGAGAAAAAGTGTTGCTGTTGTCTGCAGCAGCGTGGGGAGCAATGACCGCGTTCACACCCATCCTGGCCCATTTCTGCTCCCAGCCTATCGTCTCCATGACGATTTCTCGCTTCCTTATGGGTCTACTGCAGG GCGTGCATTACCCGTCTCTGGCCAGCCTGTGTTCTCAGAAGGTGGTTGAGAGTGAGAGGGGCTTTCTCATGAGCACCGTAGGAAGCGGCTCGTACCTGGG GACTCTGGTGATAGGAGGCATTGGCTCTCTCATGCTGGATCTGTATGGCTGGGAGAGTGTGTTCTACGTCTCCGGGCTTCTTTCTGTGTTGTGGGCCTACTTTATGTGGAAGTATCTCCTCAAAGGAGAAG GTCCTATCATCACACTGGAGTCTCTGGGCAGCGCCGGGACACAGTCCAAACTGTCCAAGAGAAACTGGCTGCGACTTTTCAGACAACCAGCTGTGTG TGCCGTGATTATTACTCACTTGTGCACTGCTAGCACCTTCTTCACACTGCTGTCATGGCTGCCAACATTTTTCAAGGACACCTTTCCTGACGCCAAG GGTTGGGTGTTTAACGTAGTCCCATGGTTTGTGGCCATCCCTTCTTCCCTGTTTAGCGGCTGCCTCGCAGACCATCTAATCAGTCAGG GTTTTGATACAGCATCAGTGAGAAAACTGATGCAG tttttctctaTGGGTGTGTCTGGTGTGTTTACACTGTTTCTATGTGGGACCACTACATTCCCTGCAGCTGTGGCGTTTGTGTCAGTTACTATGGGCCTCACCACATTCAGCCACAG TGGCGTTTCAGTGAATGTTCAAGATCTTGCTCCATCCTGTGCTGGGGCTCTGTTTG gaGTAATGAATACATGTGGGGCATTTACAG GGGTCATCATGGTATATTTCTCGGGGTATCTGATCGAGGCCACCGGTTCCTGGGCATCAGTTTTTGGCCTCATCACTGTTGTTAACCTCCTGGGTTTAGGAATGTTTTTAACCTTTGCGGAAGCTCGCAGAGTGGACATAGATATAGCAAAGGGCCGTCACCACAACATTCACATCTGA
- the gid8b gene encoding glucose-induced degradation protein 8-B homolog, producing MMSYAEKPEDITREEWMEKLNNVHIQRADMNRLIMNYLVTEGFKEAAEKFRMESGIEPSVDLDSLDERIKIREMVLKGQIQEAIALINSLHPELLDTNRYLYFHLQQQHLIELIRLRETEAALEFAQTQLAEQGEESRECLTEMERTLALLAFDNPEESPFGDLLNMMQRQKVWSEVNQAVLDYENRESTPKLAKLLKLLLWAQNELDQKKVKYPKMTDLSKGTIEDPK from the exons ATGATGAGTTATGCTGAAAAGCCAGAGGACATAACACGGGAGGAGTGGATGGAAAAGCTCAATAATGTTCACATTCAGCGGGCAGACATGAATCGACTCATTATGAATTATTTGGTGACCG agGGGTTTAAAGAGGCAGCTGAGAAATTCAGGATGGAATCAGGCATTGAGCCAAGTGTTGATCTGGATTCTTTGGATGAGAGGATAAAGATTCGGGAGATGGTCTTGAAAGGGCAGATACAAGAGGCAATTGCACTGATCAACAGTCTTCACCCTGAGCTGCTGGACACTAACCGCTACCTGTACTTTCATCTTCAG CAACAACACCTGATCGAGCTGATACGCCTGCGGGAAACCGAGGCTGCGCTGGAGTTTGCACAGACCCAGCTAGCTGAACAGGGAGAGGAAAGCCGAGAGTGTCTGACAGAGATGGAGCGGACCCTCGCTCTCCTAGCGTTTGACAACCCAGAGGAGTCTCCCTTCGGTGACCTACTTAACATGATGCAGAGACAGAAG GTGTGGAGTGAAGTAAACCAGGCGGTGCTGGACTACGAAAACAGGGAGTCAACACCTAAACTTGCCAAACTCCTCAAACTGCTGCTGTGGGCTCAGAACGAGTTGGATCAGAAGAAAGTAAAGTACCCCAAAATGACGGATCTCAGCAAAGGCACCATCGAGGATCCCAAGTGA